The region ATTTCATTTTCTTTTCAGATGTGTCTTTTTGTAAAACTTTAAAATATTCAACCTAATGAAAAAATCATTTACTTTTCAAAGTTGGCTTCTAACATTTCTCTTGCTGCTTGGCAGTTCGGGAATTGTGAACGCCCAGATGTCCGGAACGTATACCATTGATCCGAATGGGAGCGGTTCGAGTAACTACACGACTTTTGATGATGCAGTGGACGACCTGGAGAGCTTCGGAGTTTCAGGTCCGGTAATCTTTCAAGCCTCGGCTGACTCATTCAATGAGATGATCACGATCACTAAAATCACAGGGGCCTCGGCTACAAACACAATCACGTTTGAGGGTGCAGGAATGTACTCCACGGTATTGTGGTATTCAACGGCCACTACAACTGTTTATTTAACGGATACGGCCGGGTATATCACATTCCGTGATATGACCATAGACGATCCAAATACCGTTGGTACCGCTATTCATATTGACAGAGCAAGCCATCACATTAAAGTAGAAAATTGCTACCTCACGACATTTATGGGAACAGGAGGTAACATTCTTGTTTATTTTAATAATGGGGCGCATAATAATACTTTTACCAATAACGTGATGAAGGGCGGGTACTACAGCGTATATGCCAATTATAGCAGTGGTGGTGACAGCAATTCCTTCATTGGGAATGACATTTCCGAATATTATTCCTACGGTTTCTATTATTGGTATCAACGGAATTATGAACTGAAGGATAACATTCTTCATAGCCCTGGGTATCAGTATGCTTACGCATTTGCTCCGTATTATTGTCAGAATTTCTTGCTTGAAGGTAATACCGCAATTGGTAATTATGCTGGTATCCTGATGCAGTATGCTGATAATTATCAAATTATCGAAAATCGGTTGTTGGATTGCGGGGTATATGGCCTGTATATCTTTAACGGGAATGCTACTTCAACAGATACCAGCTATGTAACCAATAACATGATTTCATCCACGCAACCAGGGTATGTAATATACAATTACCAGGTGAACCGGACCTTCTATTATCATAACAGCTTATATGGTAGTAATCCCTACTACGGCCTTATGTTTCAACAAGGAGGAAGTAACCATTTTGTCAATAATTCTGCTGAGATCACAGCTCAGTACTATGGAATTTATGTTAATGGTACTCCGTTCTCCAGAATGGAATATAACAATCTCTATATTTCAGGAACCAATGGCTATGCATACTGGAACGCTCTATATGGTAGCTTAGCTGCTTTGCAGGCAGGAACCGGCCTTAATCAGAACACCATCAGCGTAGATCCTGAGTATGTGAGCATAACGGATCTGCATGCTGACGGGCAACTGCTCAATAATGAAGGGATCGAACTGTCAGCGGTTCCATTTGATATAGATGGAGATCCACGCCCATACTCGCCTGATACTTTGGTGGATATTGGAGCTGATGAAATTTATGTTGGTGACTATGATCTGGACGTTGAAACGCTAGACAATCCAAAATCACTGGTACTGAATGGAAATAACGTGGTAGAAGCCACTTTCCGGAATAAAGGAAAAATGGCTTTATCCAGTACGGATGTTAAAGTGGCTTATTCCTATGATGGCGGTACCAACTGGACAGAAGATACGCTGGTGATCACATCTCTTGTACCGGGGGCGAGGCAATCTTTTACCTTTACACGGCCTTTTACGATCAGCACTTCTGCTACCTACACAGTTTGTGTAAGGATCACTCAACAGATAAGTGGCGATCCTGATAACAGCGATCAGAAATGCATTGATGTTTGTGATGGTGTCTCCGGAACTATAGTGGTTGATGCAACTGGGAACGGGGATCATACCACTATCAATGGAGCCCTGGATGAACTCAAATGCGGTTTGATCGGACCTGTAACGATCCAGATCAGGCCCGGAACCTATACCGAAACCATAAAGATTGATCCAATTTTTGGTCTTTCTTCCACCAATACGGTGACTATTGAAGGTGCAGGCAAAGACAGTGTCTTTATTGAGCAGAGTGGTGGCGCGGCTGCCGTAACACTGGATGGCGTATCCTACATCACAATTCAGGATGTAAGTATTGAAGCGTCAACCAATTCAACCGGTGTTAAGATTACCGGTGGTTCTGCTAACAATACAATAAAGGATAATATTATTGATGTAGGGTCTTCTACCAGCACAACTTCGGTTGGAATAGTGATCGGTAATTCCTATAACTCAGGGACAACCGATAATACATATAACCTAATACAGAATAATGAAGTCTATGGCGGATATATGGGCATTACCTGCGCAGGTGCTTCCAACGCATCCAACGGCCGTGTAAAGGGTAATCGCTTTATAGGAAATATAGTTGATGACCACTACTTCTATGGTATGTACTTGTGGTACAATCAGGATATAGAAGTAATTGGAAACAAACTGCTTGGTGCAACTATAGCGACCAGCGGGTATGGGATGTATGCCTTTTACAACAATAATTCTAAGTACAACGGAAACACGATCAGCGGGTATAACTATTCTCCCTGGATGTGGTACTATGAGAATTATATTAATTCTACTTCCACAGATACTACCTGGGCAGTAAATAATATGTTAGGCGGCAATATGACTAATACGTATGGCTACACCCTTTACGCAATTTACGCGACAAAGGTGAAGTTTTATCATAACAGCCTGTTGCATTTGCCGGGTTCTTATCATGCCTTTATGATCCAATATGGAAGCTGGGATATGCGGAATAATAATTTCAGCCATGCTTCTGCCTCTGCTGCGAATTATTATACCTTTTACTTTTATAATCCCACTTGGATAGCGCTTGATTACAACAACTATGAGAGCCTGTCATCTACTGCCATTTATTACAATGGAGCTACATACCAGGGATTGGCGGACTGGCAAACCGGGCAGCCGCAGTATAACCAAAACTCTACTGCTGAGGATGCCAATTACAATAGCACCAGTGATCTTCATCTTGCTTTCGGCAAGCCATTCCCTACAGGGGCAAGCCTGGGTATTACCGAAGATATAGATGGTGACCCAAGATGCCTCATGGCTCCAACTATGGGTGCGGATGAATCGCGCTACCCCGTGCCTCCACCTGTGGCAGGCTTCCTTGCACCTGATACGGCATGGCTGAACAGTGGTACAGACTTCTATAACAGCGCATCTAAAAGTGATAATTACTTTTATAACTGGTATCTGGATGGCAGCCATCAGTCAAGCTCCCTTCATTTTAAGCACACATTTTCAAGTGCAGGTACTTATGATATAAAATTGGTGACAGAAGGATGCAGCGGTATTGACAGTATAACCAAGACCGTAATTGTTTCAGCACCAACGAGAGCTCCTGAAGCTGACTTTATTGCCGATAAAACAGAAGGAGTTGTTTTTGAATCTATCCAGTTAACTGATCTTTCTGAAAACGGGCCATCATCCTGGGAATGGATAGTTTCTCCGGATTCTATTTATGACCCCAATTTTGGTTTTTCACTTGCAACCTATCACTTTTCTTCAGGAAGCGAATTCAGTCAAAACCCATCCATCGTATTTGAGTATCCCGGAAAGTATTCAATTTGCCTGGTTGCTACCAATGCATTGGGATCGGATACCGTTTGCTTTACAGATTATATAGTAATCCTGAACACGGTTAATATGTGCATGTTCCCATTTGATACGGATGATCAGGAAGGGATCTTGTATGATGATGGCGGTCCGCTGGGCAATTATTCAGCAGGTAAAAATGGCTTTAACATGTGCTATTACACCATTAATTCCTGTGGTGGAGATGTGGAGCTGGCTATTAATGAATTCCAGCTCAACACCGGTGATTACCTGCGTGTATATGACGGAACGTCTAGTAATGGGACTCCGCTCTGGGATGAGATTAATTTTTCTAAGGGTATGAATGGCAACATCACGGACGGCAGCGTAAGAACGATTCTGACTGCCTCTTCAGGCCGTATGTACATTGAGTTTGAGACAGATGCGTCAACTTTCACCACGGGAGCAGGATTCAAAGCAACCTGGCGGACCATTCCCCGGCAATTTGCGCAACCTCAGGCCAATTTCCTTTCGGCAGATACCATTTGTGTTGACATTCCGGTTGAATTCAGAAGCAATTCCACAGGGGACGATCTCACTTACAGATGGGACGTGCTTGCTGACAGCGCATTTGAAAACAGCACCATGAATCAGGAATATACTTTCAGAAGTGTTGGTACATATCCTGTGAGGTTGCACATTTCAAATTGTGCAGGTATAGATACCGTTACCAAATGGGTTGTTGTAGAAAACGCAAGCAAAACACCAAATCCTGATTTTGATGTAAGCAATACAAAACCGGCCATTGGTGCGCTAGTGCAGTTAACGGATCTCACTGACTATTGTGTGACGGATTATAAATGGAAAATCAGTCCTTCCACATATTTCTTCGTGAATTCTACAACCAATACAAGCAGGCATCCTGAACTAACCTTCAATGCTCCGGGATTTTATGATGTTGAACTGGTTGTAACTAATCCGCTGGGAGCTGATAGCATTTTGAAGCAGCAGGTGATCCAGGTCATAAGCTACTGCAAACCTGCGGTGATTAGTCTGAATAACGAACTCGGCATCAGCAGGGTTTCTCTTACTACTCTGAATCATAATGTTCTTCTGGACAATATTTCTAATATCGGGGAGGAGGAGTATACTAACTATACGGCTACCCATTCTGCTACACTCGCTATGGGTTCGGATTACCTGATTTCACTGGAGCGAATTTTCGCAACAAGTGCAATGAACCGTGCCGTTTGGATTGACTTTAACCGCGATGGCGATTTTGATGATGCAGGCGAACTCGTGGCATCCGAAGCATCCGCATTTACGCTTTCATGGACTGATACGTTCTCAATTCCATTGACAGCCGAGGAGGGTTCTACCCGCTTGAGGATTGGAACGAATCGTGGCAGCAACAACAATTTGCCCTGCGGTCCTAACCTCTTTGGCGAGTATGAAGATTATGAGTTGATATTGCTACCTGA is a window of Bacteroidia bacterium DNA encoding:
- a CDS encoding immunoglobulin-like domain-containing protein, with protein sequence MKKSFTFQSWLLTFLLLLGSSGIVNAQMSGTYTIDPNGSGSSNYTTFDDAVDDLESFGVSGPVIFQASADSFNEMITITKITGASATNTITFEGAGMYSTVLWYSTATTTVYLTDTAGYITFRDMTIDDPNTVGTAIHIDRASHHIKVENCYLTTFMGTGGNILVYFNNGAHNNTFTNNVMKGGYYSVYANYSSGGDSNSFIGNDISEYYSYGFYYWYQRNYELKDNILHSPGYQYAYAFAPYYCQNFLLEGNTAIGNYAGILMQYADNYQIIENRLLDCGVYGLYIFNGNATSTDTSYVTNNMISSTQPGYVIYNYQVNRTFYYHNSLYGSNPYYGLMFQQGGSNHFVNNSAEITAQYYGIYVNGTPFSRMEYNNLYISGTNGYAYWNALYGSLAALQAGTGLNQNTISVDPEYVSITDLHADGQLLNNEGIELSAVPFDIDGDPRPYSPDTLVDIGADEIYVGDYDLDVETLDNPKSLVLNGNNVVEATFRNKGKMALSSTDVKVAYSYDGGTNWTEDTLVITSLVPGARQSFTFTRPFTISTSATYTVCVRITQQISGDPDNSDQKCIDVCDGVSGTIVVDATGNGDHTTINGALDELKCGLIGPVTIQIRPGTYTETIKIDPIFGLSSTNTVTIEGAGKDSVFIEQSGGAAAVTLDGVSYITIQDVSIEASTNSTGVKITGGSANNTIKDNIIDVGSSTSTTSVGIVIGNSYNSGTTDNTYNLIQNNEVYGGYMGITCAGASNASNGRVKGNRFIGNIVDDHYFYGMYLWYNQDIEVIGNKLLGATIATSGYGMYAFYNNNSKYNGNTISGYNYSPWMWYYENYINSTSTDTTWAVNNMLGGNMTNTYGYTLYAIYATKVKFYHNSLLHLPGSYHAFMIQYGSWDMRNNNFSHASASAANYYTFYFYNPTWIALDYNNYESLSSTAIYYNGATYQGLADWQTGQPQYNQNSTAEDANYNSTSDLHLAFGKPFPTGASLGITEDIDGDPRCLMAPTMGADESRYPVPPPVAGFLAPDTAWLNSGTDFYNSASKSDNYFYNWYLDGSHQSSSLHFKHTFSSAGTYDIKLVTEGCSGIDSITKTVIVSAPTRAPEADFIADKTEGVVFESIQLTDLSENGPSSWEWIVSPDSIYDPNFGFSLATYHFSSGSEFSQNPSIVFEYPGKYSICLVATNALGSDTVCFTDYIVILNTVNMCMFPFDTDDQEGILYDDGGPLGNYSAGKNGFNMCYYTINSCGGDVELAINEFQLNTGDYLRVYDGTSSNGTPLWDEINFSKGMNGNITDGSVRTILTASSGRMYIEFETDASTFTTGAGFKATWRTIPRQFAQPQANFLSADTICVDIPVEFRSNSTGDDLTYRWDVLADSAFENSTMNQEYTFRSVGTYPVRLHISNCAGIDTVTKWVVVENASKTPNPDFDVSNTKPAIGALVQLTDLTDYCVTDYKWKISPSTYFFVNSTTNTSRHPELTFNAPGFYDVELVVTNPLGADSILKQQVIQVISYCKPAVISLNNELGISRVSLTTLNHNVLLDNISNIGEEEYTNYTATHSATLAMGSDYLISLERIFATSAMNRAVWIDFNRDGDFDDAGELVASEASAFTLSWTDTFSIPLTAEEGSTRLRIGTNRGSNNNLPCGPNLFGEYEDYELILLPDDEPPVITLIGNDTTYLQQCFQYSEQGATALDNVDGDISNQIVITNNVDSSSVGTHEVWYDVTDQSGNVATRVVRKVIVEMDTIAPALSLIGNDPDTIEVHTSYMEPGYIATDTCDGNITSQVSIVSSLDTAIVGSYVLTYSVTDANNNTSVETRTVVVADRTLPQISINGSDTVVIDVHTSYTEEWVTYSDNYDNSLNVQVIGMVDTAMVGTYVLNYCVTDGEGNGPVCDTRVVIVQDTVAPTATLLEGDTIDWEVNVAFVDPGYNLSDNSSAHVDVNITNNVDVSMLGSYLITYTFEDGSGNVIQKIRVVNVVDIRAPIISLNLPLVDTVYRWAEYSDPDFTLNDNYYDSADIQIHYGGSFTHTLLEGSFTRTYQAEDPSGNKSAVLQRVIVVVRDTTTGVADHDANKPQIMVYPNPANGNFSVEVNTPEANSRTRVSITDMTGAEVMVLDERMSTSNVIYPVNMSSAAAGVYFVRVTSDAHVVIKKVVLVK